The window CTGTGGCCATCGAAGCTGTAGAGAAGTCTCCCTTGTTCCACATCCCATAGTTTTATAGTCGAGTCAAAGGAAGCGCTGGTCCACATAAAATTTTGAGGAACATAAGGAATGTATAAATAAGGAAACAGCATCTACCCTTTTAAGCCAATGACAGAAACAAACGCATGAGTAATCATGCATGCAGAAACACATAGAAAAGACACTTAACAACTGTTCACCACTACAAATCATGTAATATGATTAAACCAACAAGAATGCAAGTACTTTGGCTCCATTTCCAAGCATTCCAAAGGAGCCGCAGATTTACCTTGCTAGCACTAACTGCTGATTGGGATTATTTGTGCCTGGTCCTGTAGGACTCCACCGTATAGTATATATCTCCTGAAAATAATGCATCCATCACAAATTGTGACCTGGGATACTTTTCAACAAATTCACAAACAGAAACAAGCAGGTACCTTAACATGTTCCTTCAAATCATGCAAATATTTGTCCTGCTTCGTACTCCATATCTGCATGAAAAGATGAGTTTTCAGGACATTCAAGAAACCGACAATAATGAGAAACCCTTGAAACAAACTGTTTTGTATTAAGGAGACATTAATAGGGTGTCAAGTTTCAACATATTGTAATCATGCAACGTTACAGACTGGACGTTTGAAAAGAAAAGCATGTTAAATTTCTAGTTCACCTTAGCGGTATAATCATCAGAGCAAGAAGCCAACAAGGTCCCAGTTGGATCCCACTTAATAGCATTAACTTCACCCTGAAACAGTAAAACTATATCAGAATAAGCCAAGTGTATGTAGCTCTTGAAATTCATGCCTCCTCAAGTTATTTTATTTCACACATATGCCTTAATGGGCAGCATCAAATGTATCATGACTCATCAGGCACTCGCTCATAATATCCTAAACCTTAGAATGGGCTGAGCAGAGTTCTAATTGGTCTATTTTATAACTGTAAACATTGTGTTTAATTCAAAAACTGATGCAGTAACTAAAAAGCAAGGAGAAACTAGAAGATTGGTTTGTTGAATTATAGAACAAACCTGATGCCCTGAGAAAGTTTTGATTGGTTGGTTCTCTCCAACCTTGCAAACATGTATCAGAGTATCGGTGGAACATGTTGCAAAACAAATATTGTTCCGCCAATCAACATCCAGGGTTGGAGCTGAAAAATAATTTGTGGCTTGCTTAGCATATTacagaaattgaaattgaacaaACCAACCCTAGAAGGGAGTGCAGTACCTGAATGAAATTCAAACTGCTGTTTCCATTCTCCGCTCTTTATGTCCCAAACAATTGCTGTTTTATCCACGCTGCCACTCAAAAGATAATCACCCTTCTTGTTCCATTTCAGAGAAAAGATTGGGCCTTTATGTCTGGTTAATGTAGTCTTTAACTCTCCTGCATAAAAATCTCATCAGTAATTAGAAGTAATGTTAAGAAGAACCTAGGGATAAGTGCATGCTATTTAAAATCAACTTGACATTACATTAACCAGACTTTACTCGCAAGCATGTTCCGACGGTTAACATAACAACTCACCATCTTTACTCCAAATTCTTGCTTGTCCATCATAAGAACCTGTTGCAAGCAATGTCCCATCACCCTACAAAATGACGAATGTTTTAGCAAATATATAATGCGAGATAGTCATGTCAGGTTTTCAACTACAGAAGGTGATAAAACTCACATTCCAATCAAGTGTCGTCACATCCTTGCTTTTCTCATTGGCTCTACCTTTGAAATGCTTCAACACTGCAACATTTGCAGGTTCATTTTGCATGCTAGATCCACAACTGCCATCTGCAATGGTCCAAATTCGCGCAGTTGAATCTCCAGACCTACACAAAGAATATACATCTTCCATGTTTATGCGTCTGCCCTGACCCTTTATCTTACAAAGCTGTTGGCGTGAGTTGTTTTAGCTAAGGAatgtaattattaatttatttgtttccttgtgGGATTTTATTTCCTATTACTATATGGTTCCACTCCTAAATTTAGCAAAAACAACATCTCAACTCAAGCCACTTTTTTTCGAGTCGTTAAgataaaacacaatataaatcaTTTGATGCTAATCTGCCCGGTTATGAAAGACAATATACTCACCCAGATGCAAGAAGGGAACCTGATGGACTCCATGCACAAGCAAAAACCTGCCAGGAATAAAGTAACAAGTTACTTCAATCATACTTGATGAATTGAAAATTCTAAGAAAATGTACAATGCAGGGATATATCCAAACCTCAGAGGTATGGCCTTCTAGAACTGTTAAATCGCGACTTGGAATTTCACAAGGCAAGGATGTTGAGATTGGAGTTATATCCATTGGTTCCACCCCtatttcaaattcatgtacGACTTAAAGTCTTAAACTTTACAATTGGGAAGCTAAAACAGATATAAAGACGCGAAATTTACCTCCAGAAGtttcattttcttcaggttCCAACTTCTCCATCAAATTACAATCCTCCTCGTGTGTCTTCTCCTCAACTTTACCAATTTCTTGCTCTCTATCCTTCTCCAGCTTATCGTCTCcatcctcctcttcttctttttccttatcTCTCCTCTCCTCCTCTACTTCCCTCCCATTCTCCCTTCCACTTTCCTCCTTGCTCGCATTCCTCTCATTCGCCGTGGCGTTCATCCTATCCTTCTTCTCCCTCACCATTTTCTGCAACTGGTATGCATCTTTCGTGATAAGATCCAACGGTTGCAGAAACGACAAATCTTCCTCCATCTCGGCATCACTCTGTAAACCTAACACAGCAACACATCAGCCCCAAATTCCACACTTCCAAATTCCGAAACCACGAAATTCAACGacgaataaaaaataaaagctaCTTACATTGCTGCTCAAGTCCGCCTCCAGCTCCAGAAACTGAAGCCCTTTCTGGAGGAAAGTAACGAGCGCTCCCGGCGGAACTACATTTCCGTCGATCGAGCTTTTATCGATTCCCGCCTCGAATCCGAAAGCGTAAGCTGAGTGCGTGAAACCTGAAGAAATCGAGGAGCTAAATCAGTGAGCTTCGGAACAATTCGTAGCCAGAAAAATGAGTAATTGGAAGCAAAATTGGAGAGGGAAAAGAAGCAGACCTGATTCGTGGAGGTAGCGGAAGACCAAGTAGTTCAATTCGGTGGAACTGAGGGAAAGCATCGCCGGAAAAGTTCAAAGCTCAGCCTTCAAACCCTAGGGTTCAGGTGAAACCGCCAGTCCACCGCCTGAGTTGTTGTAACTCTCTTTTATTTTGGTCAGAGTTGTCGTAACTTACTGGCTGTGCAGAGAGAGGGATGGCCGTTGAGGGGCTGTTTGTGAAAGTGTCACGTGTTTTAACTGTAAGTAATAAATAAGGAGCGTATCTGGCGCGGCTGGGCGCTTGTCAGAGCAGACCATTAGCCCGATGGACCGGCTACTTTCCCATCCCAATACCCCCAGCTGCAAACTCCTGCCTATGCCGGAATGTGGGCTGAGGGAGTCCGAGCGAGAGGCCCGGCTCGAATTAGTGGCCCAAGAGCTTGAGGGCTGTATGATGTGTGGCTGATGTCAGGGTGACCGGGCTCGAATTTgtccatttttctttgttggaatCTGGAAAAAGAATGCATGCAGGGAATTAAGCCCTCGAATTAAACCACAAGAATTGCAACACAATATGATTTAAAGCTTAAGAACACAAGATAGTGATAGAAACATCACTTCGATTCGAGATTGAGAGCTCAAGCTCTCAACTTCAATGGTAGGACCTCGCACCATGCATCGATGCCGCATGCAAGGCTATGGTTGGGTTCCTTGAGTTCCAaggatttcaaaaatattatttttgagcTTGATTTGTTGAAGGTTTGAAGAGGAAGGACGAAGATAGCTCACGAGAGTGAGCTcgaaaagagggagagaaagaaagaaaaaggaagagagagagagagagagagagagagtgagtgagagaggAAGAACCGGTCAAATGAGGGGAAAAAGGGAAAAGGTGATGGGGATGTTGATGGATTAGGTGAggaaaaaatactaatattttattttctattgctatgactattcagtttaggggtggagatgcaaaagacaattactgtttattaaaGGCAGTTATTGTTCACCAGGTGAATTCAATAGTGAGTTGCCCTAGGGGCATTTGTAACACTGGAGTTCTCTTAGTTATGTTGTAGTTGAGCGACGGCAGCTAGCATGGGGTTTTGGTTGGGTTGGGCCCACCTTGCATACAAAAAATTTGGGTCCGATTAACTCTACGCTAGAAGGATTTAGAAGATTGGGCCAAAGTTTTTAGGTTCCTTTTACAGTTGGGCCAAACtttaaactaaagaaaataattgcGGGTTTAGGCCAGCTAGACATAAAAAATTTGGCCTAATCGGATAATTGTTCGTCGGGGTCATAAGGTATTCAAGAGATAGTCATGTGACAAAAAAATTCgaatttagggctggtttggtactgctgtgctttgaaaaaagctgcttctgttatgctgtgagaataagcaactgtgaaataaagcagcagagtgtttggtaaacttttttgtaaaagtgtttttggaaaaaaaaaaagtagtatgatagtgtttagtaaacttttatgtaaaacagctgtgattgtgtgaaatgaccaaaaaggtaTAGTACTAGATGTGATATGACAAGCCACGACATCATTTGCTAGCAACCTCTTCACCTTCGACATCCTCTCCTTCCTCATCTTCTCATTCCACATGGTCGTCGAAAATGGGACCCACCTCCTCACCTCATTTGTCAACCGTGACCCTTCTCTCCTGCCTCAACCTCGCTGGCGCTGACAATACCAACCATCGCTCTCCCATATCTTCAGTCGAGTCCCTTTCTCCGATCTCTCTCCGCTACCGACACCTCCCATTTCTTCACCTCACCCGCGTCGAAACCTTAGACAACGATTTCTTATCCGGCAATGACGACGACGCTCACTCCCTCTTCGGCCCCAATCAGATCGCCCCAATCCTCATTTTCTCCTCCTCATCTCACTCCACCTCCAAATTAGGGTTTAATGGAACTTACGAGACTAGGGTTTCTGAAATTGTGCGCTCCAGTCTCACGTTCAAGGCTGAGAAATTCACCATTTTTGATGACAGAGCTAGAGGCAGAGATGGAGACGGAGAAAGGTGGCGATGAAGAAGTTGATGATCGGGTCGTCGATTTGCAATTCTTGATCAACGGATTGGAGCTGGGTTGGCGGGACGTGGTGACATTGTTCTTCCTCCTGAAAGTGCGAGGAATCAGGAGAAACTTTGAAAATAAGCCACTTTTTGAAGCTGCTTCTTGCAGCTTCCAccttttagcttttttttcatctgaaactttgaaaaaaagttggtttggagtgtttaccaaacaccaaaaactctctcagctttttttcataccAGCTGTTTTTAAAAATCACCTTAACTCCAAGCCATATCTTTAACTTTTGTGATGAAGTCTGTTAAAATTTATGATCGATTGATTAAAGATGTCCTAAAACTACACCCCAAATATCTATAAGAGGTTGATCTAAGCTCTTTTGCTTCCAAGTCCATCCAAGAATTTCAAGACGTAGGCTTTCCATGCATGGCTCGTATGCAGAGATATTAGTACCAGTCACGGTGGCGTATAAGACAAGCAAAAAATGGTCGTCAGAGCTTGAATCTTTGAATAAATGGGTGGATGCCATTTCGCGGCGCTTCATTCGGAAGGAAAGGAATTCTCAAATAAAGTAAAAACTTTGGAAAAGACTCGAGCACGCATGATTTGATCACTCAAATTAATCCTCTAGTTTAAGTAAATAATTGagaaatattataatttatctGTCTCCttaaataacaaagaaaaattaaaaaaagatttgaaTTATTGTATAGTTCCATATTCGTATGGTAACCTTTTCCATGAAGAAGGAAAGTCCTTGTCCTTGGATgcatatgatgatgatgatttcaCACTTTCCAATGTTGTAAAAAgcaacatatatatttttagagTGATACTTTTGatatcatgtttttatattatatttctaTACCGTCTTAGGTGATATCTGATGTGAACAGCtacatcatttaaaaaatttgcaaaacccaagaaaatgaaagagaaaaaCTCATTGTATactacaatcatcatttaattaattagcttttcttaattattagtttattaaataatgaactaaattaaaaaatctgattaattcaaatgatgtgactgtTTACATCAAATGttacctaaggtggtatgaaaatgtagtacaaaaacatggtatgaataacattacttatATTTTCATGAGAAATTGTTCAGTGTTAGAAACACGACCCATTTCACATTTTATAATACAATTATTTGAAATTGactgttttttaaatttaattaattgtatttaaTCGTGTTTGCGAAACACTGAAGAATCTCCTATATTTCTTCCTATATTAAGTAGCTAGGGAGAGAATAACATTGACTACCTTCCAAAGCCGACAAGCACAACCCGTCCGGACAACTAGCATAAGATATGGCCAACTTCGCTATACTGTATTTTAGGGTTTCTCACCTTCGTCCTTCTAACTTTTATTCTTCATAGTTTGGTCCATGAACATTTACAATTGCCTTTAATTAGGACAATTTGTCACACTCTTTTATGAAAGTTGATAAAAATAATCGTGTGGCGTGACATAAGATGTAGGTAAAAACAAATAGACTTTTTCtatctataaaaaaattggTTGCACCCCTTCATTCTTCTTCTATTTCTCAGcgtttttctaatatttttgtaattaaagtGAAAAAGCAAACTCAATAACAACATGATGTTGTAATCTATTTTGCATTGGTTAGAATGCGCATACAAAGTAATCACATATAGggttgagtgattgaagaaacaaaataaatctgCAAAATGATATACAACCAATTATGTCGACTGATAGAAGATGAAAACTAATTCACATCAACCGATCAATTGTTGGTTTGAAAAATCAATAAGCTACTTACAATAAATCCATTTAGTGTTTGCTATATTCCTTGTATCCCCTTCTATTTGTGCAAGTGTATTTCCTCTTAGTTTAGTGCATTTGACAATTACCAACCGATATGTCGGCACTGCGCAGTTTCGCCCAAAACTCCACCCAATCCGCATCCAAGGCAAAGTCACCCGATTGATGTCAATTTCTATAACAAACGTCACTGTTGTCCTCATTAGATGCACTTTATATAGTTCAGGACAAAATTGCGACGAGAAATAATCTAAGAACCAAAGTGAAACCATTCCAAAAGTCAAGGAACACAATTGCAATTAACCCTTAGTTTAATAGAATAGGAGAAAAAATAACCTTGGCTTGGAGTGGAGTGAGATGCATGAGTGCCTTGTTTTAGGGGACTGGAAAGCCTGGGAGGGTTTCTGACCAGAAAAAGAAAGCCAGGAAAAAGAGTTCTcgtgaaaaacaaagaaatattatacaaaacaaaggaaaagcaaacaaaaaatgtgCTCTCGTGGGAAGCGTCCCTTGTTTGCAGGGTATACTCAATTGCACCACATGTCACCTTTTattttcccctctctctctcccccgctctctctctatctctagtCTCAACACTTCCAAACATAGCCATGCAGCTTTTCCACACTTTGCCTTTCTGAAACTCCCTCTTCAGACCCCTCCTCTTTTCATCTCTCCTCTCAGACCTGAAAGTTGAAACCCCACAAGCCACAGTTATGCAATTTCAGAAGTTCGTGGTACTAATAGTCTTGGTCTTTCTCCCAATGCTGGTTTCCGGGGACAGGGAAAACACAATGCAACTTGGTTTGCGCAAGCAGCACTACTTCTCGTTGTCACCGAATAAGCAAGCAGAGAAGGAACAAGAGAATAATAAGCAGCAGCAGCGGCGTTTGAATTCAAAGCACTCGTTGGAGGCCTTCTTTTCAAGCAAGAGGAGAGTTCCTAACGCTTCAGATCCTCTCCATAATCGTTGAGGAATTAATgtgaagaaacaaaacaaattaacatTTTGAAGGTACAACTACTCATTTTGTCAACTTCATCAGGCTTCGTCGGTAAATGGTTTTTCTTAACGGACGTTGGTTTAGACAGTTGGCTAAGTTAGTACTGTGCCCACCTATTTTAATCTATTTGGTTGTTTAGTATACGAAATTATTGTGTAAATTGAACTTGTTAATTATATTAGCACCTTAGGGCCCCTACCCCTTTAGAAGCCTGAACTGAACCTGAAAGTGCCTGTTTCTTTTCTGGattgtccatttctgtcctTTCCAGTTCTCTAATTTTAGGTCCTTTTCAGGATATGCAATGTACCAGTGAGAGATCAGTTGTTATATGTCGTCTGATACTTGTTATAGTAGCCACGATTTTACCCGcatttgcaattttttgctACTCCCATGTGTCTTCAACTTCAACGGCATCTTATTATCCTTAAACTTTCACGGATGTATTGTTATTGTTTTATTCAtgtcaataaaataaaggacTAAG of the Pyrus communis chromosome 1, drPyrComm1.1, whole genome shotgun sequence genome contains:
- the LOC137742426 gene encoding WD40 repeat-containing protein HOS15-like isoform X2 → MEEDLSFLQPLDLITKDAYQLQKMVREKKDRMNATANERNASKEESGRENGREVEEERRDKEKEEEEDGDDKLEKDREQEIGKVEEKTHEEDCNLMEKLEPEENETSGGVEPMDITPISTSLPCEIPSRDLTVLEGHTSEVFACAWSPSGSLLASGSGDSTARIWTIADGSCGSSMQNEPANVAVLKHFKGRANEKSKDVTTLDWNGDGTLLATGSYDGQARIWSKDGELKTTLTRHKGPIFSLKWNKKGDYLLSGSVDKTAIVWDIKSGEWKQQFEFHSAPTLDVDWRNNICFATCSTDTLIHVCKVGENQPIKTFSGHQGEVNAIKWDPTGTLLASCSDDYTAKIWSTKQDKYLHDLKEHVKEIYTIRWSPTGPGTNNPNQQLVLASASFDSTIKLWDVEQGRLLYSFDGHRDPVYSVAFSPDGEYLASGSMDKCMHIWSVKEGKIVKTYTGNGGIFEVCWNKEGDKVAACFANNIVCVMDFRM
- the LOC137742426 gene encoding WD40 repeat-containing protein HOS15-like isoform X1 translates to MLSLSSTELNYLVFRYLHESGFTHSAYAFGFEAGIDKSSIDGNVVPPGALVTFLQKGLQFLELEADLSSNSDAEMEEDLSFLQPLDLITKDAYQLQKMVREKKDRMNATANERNASKEESGRENGREVEEERRDKEKEEEEDGDDKLEKDREQEIGKVEEKTHEEDCNLMEKLEPEENETSGGVEPMDITPISTSLPCEIPSRDLTVLEGHTSEVFACAWSPSGSLLASGSGDSTARIWTIADGSCGSSMQNEPANVAVLKHFKGRANEKSKDVTTLDWNGDGTLLATGSYDGQARIWSKDGELKTTLTRHKGPIFSLKWNKKGDYLLSGSVDKTAIVWDIKSGEWKQQFEFHSAPTLDVDWRNNICFATCSTDTLIHVCKVGENQPIKTFSGHQGEVNAIKWDPTGTLLASCSDDYTAKIWSTKQDKYLHDLKEHVKEIYTIRWSPTGPGTNNPNQQLVLASASFDSTIKLWDVEQGRLLYSFDGHRDPVYSVAFSPDGEYLASGSMDKCMHIWSVKEGKIVKTYTGNGGIFEVCWNKEGDKVAACFANNIVCVMDFRM